Proteins encoded by one window of Vampirovibrionales bacterium:
- a CDS encoding ATP-binding protein produces MMSYLTQKPKLPIGTPIPGHPAIEKALHSDKSCEVYLLEECSDSSLLFIIVSEREEQEIIRWWEENKIEYFPVEKIQFISQKAPNSFQAVVKVSGKWLGGYSPELDRKGLVNLLLALVKLAKASESFEASPRYAPSLLWLSVNKEMPLSGLILTSIALKEVELIQLIGKTFYTLTTGIDLNESQDIGLFAPLSKWCVNAGPGLSGLINRCIDQAVPSLLDIENEAISFTEEETMALPNLPRATSTRRKSPQVQTKKPLEGGLAKVAGMRELKDLLVQEVIKPINDPEPYKKYGLSIPNGILLFGPPGCGKTYIAKQLAEELGLYFVQIIPSEIASPYINQSILHIRDIFETAKERAPSILFIDEFEAMVPSRSELGGHQQHKAGEVNEFLSQLNECAAKNIFVIAATNEPEKIDSAIRRTGRLDKLIYVGPPDEEAREEMLKLHLKNRPTDETIDLAGLSKQLIGYSASDIRFLVDEAARLAMRTENPVSSEIMFQVMAKIPASITDEITTRYKSFTSRGI; encoded by the coding sequence ATGATGAGTTATCTAACTCAAAAGCCAAAGCTTCCAATAGGAACCCCTATTCCAGGTCATCCGGCTATTGAAAAGGCACTTCATTCTGATAAGTCCTGTGAAGTTTATTTGCTGGAAGAATGTTCAGATTCCAGCCTTTTATTTATTATTGTTTCTGAAAGAGAAGAACAGGAAATAATCAGATGGTGGGAAGAGAATAAAATAGAATATTTCCCAGTAGAAAAAATCCAATTCATTTCTCAGAAGGCTCCTAATTCGTTTCAAGCGGTTGTAAAAGTCTCTGGGAAATGGTTAGGTGGTTACTCCCCTGAGTTAGACAGGAAAGGACTCGTAAACCTTTTACTTGCCCTTGTTAAGCTCGCAAAGGCTAGTGAGTCTTTTGAGGCTTCTCCCAGATATGCACCGTCATTATTATGGCTATCCGTGAATAAAGAAATGCCTCTATCAGGCTTGATTTTGACTTCGATAGCTTTAAAGGAAGTAGAGCTTATTCAGTTAATCGGAAAAACATTTTACACCCTTACTACTGGAATAGATTTAAATGAGAGCCAAGATATAGGTCTTTTCGCACCACTAAGCAAATGGTGTGTTAATGCTGGCCCAGGCTTATCTGGGCTTATCAACCGTTGCATTGACCAAGCTGTACCGTCCCTTTTGGATATTGAGAATGAGGCAATATCATTCACAGAAGAAGAAACTATGGCCCTTCCAAACCTACCTAGGGCTACTTCTACACGTCGAAAATCCCCTCAGGTGCAAACTAAAAAACCATTAGAGGGTGGCCTTGCAAAGGTTGCGGGTATGCGAGAGCTTAAAGACCTTTTAGTCCAAGAGGTTATCAAGCCCATAAATGACCCTGAGCCTTATAAGAAGTATGGCCTCTCAATCCCCAATGGAATACTCCTGTTTGGGCCTCCTGGATGCGGTAAAACTTACATTGCCAAGCAATTAGCTGAAGAATTAGGCCTGTATTTTGTTCAAATTATTCCTTCAGAAATTGCTAGCCCATATATTAATCAATCCATTTTGCACATACGAGATATCTTTGAGACAGCCAAAGAGAGAGCGCCATCAATTCTCTTTATTGATGAGTTTGAAGCTATGGTTCCTTCCCGTTCAGAACTTGGTGGGCATCAGCAGCATAAAGCTGGGGAAGTAAATGAATTCTTGTCCCAGTTAAACGAATGTGCTGCGAAGAACATATTTGTGATCGCCGCCACCAATGAACCAGAGAAAATAGACTCTGCCATTAGGCGAACAGGAAGACTAGATAAGTTAATTTATGTAGGCCCTCCTGACGAGGAAGCTAGAGAAGAAATGTTGAAATTGCACCTAAAGAATCGGCCTACAGATGAGACTATTGATCTGGCGGGACTCTCAAAACAGCTTATAGGGTATTCGGCCAGTGATATTAGGTTTCTTGTGGACGAGGCAGCCCGACTTGCGATGAGAACCGAAAATCCTGTTTCCAGCGAAATTATGTTTCAGGTAATGGCTAAGATACCAGCATCAATCACAGATGAAATCACCACTCGCTATAAGAGCTTTACGTCACGAGGAATATAA